Proteins found in one Pseudomonadota bacterium genomic segment:
- a CDS encoding TetR/AcrR family transcriptional regulator, which produces MKRSEMKRKNIIDAAVEEFRFHGFEGARTTRIAKRANVSSRTLYRHFPTKEALFDEIVEIIVAETGAITSAPYDPAKPVREQLLKALGDYIAAITDERYMGLNRMAMTEYLRDLELARRVFARAEMSNNPVRAIVAGAIDAKQLKEVDPQYATEMLTAGAKAFFFWPRFLIGELHVEDPQSVMEDCVDMFLTYYGLPSET; this is translated from the coding sequence GTGAAACGCTCTGAAATGAAACGAAAAAACATCATCGACGCCGCCGTGGAGGAGTTCCGATTTCACGGATTTGAAGGCGCGCGCACGACGCGCATCGCAAAGCGGGCGAATGTTTCGAGCCGAACGCTCTATCGCCATTTCCCCACGAAAGAGGCGCTGTTTGATGAGATCGTCGAGATCATCGTCGCCGAAACCGGAGCGATCACCTCAGCGCCCTATGACCCCGCCAAGCCGGTGCGCGAGCAGCTGCTCAAGGCGCTCGGCGACTACATCGCAGCGATCACCGACGAGCGCTATATGGGCCTTAACCGGATGGCGATGACCGAATACCTGCGCGACCTGGAGCTGGCGCGCCGCGTCTTTGCCCGCGCGGAAATGAGCAACAATCCGGTGCGCGCGATTGTGGCCGGCGCGATTGACGCCAAGCAACTGAAAGAGGTCGATCCGCAATACGCCACCGAAATGCTGACCGCCGGGGCGAAGGCCTTCTTCTTCTGGCCCAGATTCCTGATCGGCGAACTGCACGTCGAAGACCCGCAGTCGGTGATGGAGGACTGCGTCGACATGTTTCTCACCTATTATGGACTTCCCTCAGAAACCTGA
- a CDS encoding alpha/beta hydrolase has translation MTAETFVAGANKVSFKSKGINLVGDLYLPADFDPGKTYEGIVMTPPFPQVKDQVLANYGPRLAERGYVALAFDYNSKGESDSYAANFRDDEDFPRKWEDLRNAISFLGSLPFVGAINGLGFCGGGNIMSSTIITDLRVKAFASVSAMMASDMIQFADMDMYKQRIKAANAARQKMFESGQAVSHDYFGYTDPDYMSKNANASPGVLEGYDYYGTKRGGTETYPNFTNVLLSTVDETALVNLGEQYADKMIQPYCGIVGSQAETGICTKVYFDKVTSEKEFHEIEGASHVALYDQADYIGEVVEIVDVFFKKHGEL, from the coding sequence ATGACCGCTGAAACTTTCGTCGCAGGCGCGAACAAAGTCAGTTTCAAAAGCAAGGGCATCAACCTTGTTGGCGACCTCTACCTACCCGCGGATTTTGATCCGGGTAAGACCTATGAAGGGATCGTCATGACCCCGCCGTTCCCGCAGGTCAAAGATCAGGTCCTCGCCAACTATGGTCCCAGATTGGCTGAGCGGGGCTATGTCGCCCTGGCGTTCGACTACAATTCGAAGGGCGAGTCCGATAGCTACGCCGCGAACTTCCGCGACGACGAGGACTTTCCACGCAAGTGGGAGGACCTGCGCAACGCGATCTCGTTCCTGGGCAGCCTGCCGTTCGTCGGCGCGATCAACGGGCTGGGCTTCTGTGGCGGTGGCAACATCATGTCATCCACCATCATTACGGACCTGCGTGTGAAGGCGTTCGCTTCGGTCAGCGCCATGATGGCGTCGGACATGATCCAGTTTGCCGACATGGACATGTACAAGCAGCGCATCAAGGCCGCTAACGCTGCACGCCAAAAGATGTTCGAATCGGGTCAAGCGGTGTCGCATGACTACTTCGGCTATACCGACCCGGACTACATGTCGAAAAACGCGAACGCCAGCCCCGGCGTGCTGGAAGGCTATGACTACTACGGTACCAAGCGCGGCGGCACGGAGACCTATCCCAATTTCACAAACGTGCTGTTGTCCACGGTCGACGAGACTGCCCTTGTGAACCTTGGTGAGCAGTATGCCGACAAAATGATCCAGCCCTATTGCGGCATTGTCGGATCACAGGCCGAGACCGGTATCTGCACCAAGGTCTACTTCGACAAGGTGACTTCCGAGAAAGAGTTTCACGAGATCGAAGGTGCAAGCCACGTCGCGCTCTATGACCAGGCTGACTACATCGGCGAGGTCGTGGAGATCGTTGATGTTTTCTTCAAGAAGCACGGCGAGCTCTGA
- a CDS encoding SDR family oxidoreductase, with protein MAKENPYGPKGWTPDSVGNLAGKTYVITGANAGAGYEAAKIFLSKGASVVMLNRSVPKSEAAIAALKSELGADADVRYILMDLADLASVRQAAERVNAEVPHIDAFIGNAAIAQVATQQFTKDGFESQLGTNHYGHFLLTSLIFDRIVESKGRIVIVGSNGHKMGLKRIQFEDMNFDKNYNPHYTYCHSKFAQMMFAYELERRVKQAELPISVHVCHPGMAKTTLAQDESAGFIKFMLKIAAPFAQSAERGAWPEILCATEENLKETAYYGPTKRSEMAGAVGECTLEESVLDTDQARKLWELSEQETGITWALASHQESLENGRRAQA; from the coding sequence ATGGCAAAAGAAAATCCATACGGCCCAAAAGGCTGGACCCCAGACAGCGTCGGCAACCTCGCCGGAAAGACATACGTGATTACCGGCGCCAATGCCGGCGCCGGCTACGAGGCAGCCAAGATCTTTCTGTCCAAAGGCGCAAGCGTCGTCATGCTCAATCGCAGTGTGCCCAAATCCGAAGCCGCCATTGCAGCTCTAAAGTCGGAGTTGGGTGCGGACGCCGACGTGCGTTACATCCTGATGGACTTGGCAGATCTCGCCTCCGTGCGCCAGGCGGCAGAGCGTGTCAACGCCGAGGTGCCGCACATCGATGCGTTCATCGGCAACGCCGCCATTGCCCAGGTCGCGACGCAGCAGTTCACGAAGGATGGCTTTGAAAGTCAGCTTGGCACGAACCACTACGGCCATTTTCTGCTGACCAGCCTGATCTTTGATCGGATTGTCGAGAGCAAGGGCCGGATCGTCATCGTGGGCAGCAACGGCCACAAGATGGGCCTTAAGCGCATTCAGTTCGAGGACATGAACTTCGACAAGAACTACAACCCGCATTACACCTACTGCCACAGCAAGTTCGCGCAGATGATGTTTGCCTATGAGCTTGAGCGGCGGGTGAAGCAGGCCGAACTGCCGATCTCTGTCCATGTGTGCCATCCCGGTATGGCGAAGACAACGCTGGCACAAGACGAGTCCGCCGGGTTCATCAAGTTCATGCTGAAGATCGCGGCTCCTTTCGCGCAGTCCGCTGAACGCGGCGCGTGGCCGGAGATCCTCTGTGCAACGGAAGAGAACCTTAAGGAAACCGCTTACTACGGTCCGACCAAGCGCAGTGAAATGGCGGGAGCAGTTGGCGAGTGTACCCTTGAGGAAAGCGTTCTCGACACGGACCAGGCCCGCAAACTGTGGGAACTTTCGGAGCAGGAGACCGGCATCACATGGGCGCTGGCATCGCATCAAGAGAGCCTTGAGAATGGACGGCGGGCGCAGGCTTAA
- a CDS encoding alpha/beta hydrolase, protein MEFDAEGEHFSVTGVIDESTPEIFRAITSQHPHIKTLVLQYVEGSVDDDANLEFSRDVRDLGFDTIVPSDGLIASGGTDLFLAGNRRTLESGACVGVHSWGGEGPPAAELPRDHHEHAKYLDYYRDLGVDLEFYWYTLAAAPAAEMHWMSADEADRFGLTTGQSPELGASIVCHGR, encoded by the coding sequence TTGGAGTTTGACGCCGAGGGTGAACATTTTTCGGTGACCGGTGTTATCGATGAGAGCACGCCGGAGATCTTCAGGGCGATCACGAGCCAACATCCGCATATCAAAACCTTAGTTCTGCAATACGTCGAGGGCTCCGTTGACGACGACGCCAATCTTGAGTTTAGCCGCGACGTCCGCGACTTGGGCTTCGATACGATCGTGCCCTCGGACGGATTGATCGCGTCGGGTGGAACCGATCTGTTTCTTGCCGGAAACCGCCGGACGCTCGAATCTGGTGCCTGTGTCGGTGTCCATAGTTGGGGTGGCGAGGGCCCGCCGGCGGCTGAACTTCCAAGGGACCACCACGAACATGCCAAGTATCTCGACTACTATCGTGACCTGGGTGTGGACCTGGAGTTCTATTGGTACACGCTTGCTGCGGCGCCGGCTGCTGAAATGCACTGGATGAGCGCCGATGAAGCCGATCGCTTTGGCCTGACGACCGGTCAGTCTCCCGAGCTTGGCGCTTCAATTGTTTGCCATGGCCGATAG
- a CDS encoding alpha/beta fold hydrolase, translating to MADEGQSRKLTTIVAADVAGYSRLTAADETGTLTALRAHRSEFIDPRIAAHRGRIANTAGDSLLIEFPSVSDAVRFSVEVQRGMTERNGPVAEDRRIAFRVGINLGDVVQQDDDLLGDGVNVAARLEAIAPPGRICVSEVVKDALGQEAGIRFEDLGPQRLKNLSKSIHAYLVADTDGGSTGRSGSYGLADQSTVRYLQSSDGVSIAYADVGEGYPMVIMGGWMTHLEKDWESPMMGYFLTNLSKSFHLLRFDQRGNGMSDWDNVEMSFEKMVDDLERVVDRFDYEKVAIFATSQAASVSIAFAVRHPDRVSHLVLHGGYARGRRHRGEPGADAESEALVTLIRQRWGADNPAFRQYMTSLFMPDASAEEAAWFNEFQRTCGPGENMAGFRAMFDDLDIAERLEQVRAPTLILHCNEDSVAPLSEGKFMASRIPGAQFVMLRSKNHMIFENEPDFPKFVQSIRDFVS from the coding sequence ATGGCGGACGAAGGGCAAAGCCGGAAACTGACGACGATCGTCGCCGCCGACGTCGCGGGCTACAGCCGGCTGACCGCGGCCGATGAGACCGGCACGCTCACCGCGTTGCGCGCGCACCGCAGCGAGTTCATCGACCCCAGGATTGCCGCGCACCGGGGACGCATCGCCAACACGGCCGGCGACTCCCTCCTGATCGAGTTCCCGAGTGTGTCCGACGCCGTGCGCTTTTCCGTCGAGGTCCAGCGTGGCATGACCGAGCGCAATGGGCCGGTTGCCGAGGACCGGCGCATCGCCTTCCGTGTCGGCATCAACCTGGGCGACGTGGTGCAGCAGGACGACGACCTCCTGGGCGATGGCGTCAATGTCGCGGCGCGTCTGGAAGCCATCGCGCCGCCGGGACGTATCTGCGTGTCGGAGGTCGTGAAGGATGCGCTGGGCCAGGAGGCGGGGATCCGGTTCGAAGATCTCGGGCCGCAGCGGCTGAAGAACCTGTCGAAGTCGATTCACGCCTATCTGGTCGCGGATACCGATGGCGGTAGCACGGGCAGGTCGGGCAGCTACGGCCTCGCCGATCAAAGTACCGTGCGTTATCTGCAATCGAGCGATGGCGTCAGCATTGCCTATGCGGATGTCGGCGAGGGCTATCCCATGGTCATCATGGGCGGCTGGATGACGCACCTGGAGAAGGATTGGGAAAGCCCGATGATGGGGTACTTCCTCACCAATCTCTCCAAGAGCTTTCACCTTCTGCGGTTCGATCAGCGCGGCAACGGCATGTCCGACTGGGACAATGTCGAGATGTCGTTTGAGAAGATGGTCGATGACCTCGAACGTGTGGTCGACCGCTTTGACTATGAAAAGGTTGCGATTTTCGCGACGTCGCAGGCGGCCTCCGTTTCGATCGCCTTTGCGGTGCGCCACCCCGACCGCGTCTCACATCTTGTGTTGCATGGCGGCTATGCCCGGGGCCGTCGCCATCGCGGCGAGCCCGGAGCGGACGCCGAGAGCGAAGCGCTGGTGACGTTGATCAGGCAGCGATGGGGCGCCGACAACCCGGCGTTTCGCCAATACATGACGTCGCTCTTCATGCCCGATGCCAGCGCCGAGGAGGCCGCGTGGTTCAACGAGTTTCAGCGGACCTGCGGGCCCGGCGAAAACATGGCGGGCTTTCGCGCGATGTTCGACGACCTCGACATCGCCGAACGTTTGGAGCAGGTCCGTGCCCCGACGCTCATCCTGCACTGCAACGAGGATTCGGTGGCGCCACTCTCGGAAGGCAAATTCATGGCCTCGCGCATCCCCGGCGCCCAGTTCGTCATGCTGCGCAGCAAGAACCACATGATCTTCGAAAACGAACCTGATTTCCCCAAGTTCGTTCAGAGCATTCGAGACTTCGTTTCGTAG
- a CDS encoding S24/S26 family peptidase, with product MTTPVWDRWRGLFGWSLVRVDGNSMAPALNDGDYVLARRDRNSVEPNAVVVIRHPSLGRMVKRVRARDADGRYLVAGDNALSIRSDAIGALDGDTITGRVRWRVSPDGLQRIRDGARD from the coding sequence GTGACGACACCCGTTTGGGACCGTTGGCGCGGTCTGTTCGGCTGGTCGCTTGTGCGGGTCGACGGAAACAGCATGGCGCCGGCGCTCAACGACGGCGACTATGTCCTGGCAAGAAGGGACCGCAACTCTGTTGAGCCGAACGCCGTTGTCGTGATCCGGCATCCGTCCTTGGGTCGCATGGTGAAGCGGGTTCGCGCCCGCGACGCCGACGGACGCTATCTGGTCGCCGGCGACAACGCACTATCGATACGAAGCGATGCGATCGGTGCCCTGGACGGCGACACCATCACCGGTCGCGTCCGGTGGCGCGTCTCGCCAGATGGGCTTCAGAGGATCCGCGATGGCGCGCGGGATTAG
- the sodN gene encoding superoxide dismutase, Ni translates to MLHKLLKSADPMLRVPGARAHCDIPCKIYDPAPALIAALSVVRMIDIMKEAEGSGDAASIERANTLSRCVLRKEEEAEKVKHEVRIIWGDYFKAPQFEAHPEIHDVTHQIMMKASACKQGTDRADAEALVELVNQFAEIFWATKDIKTERKTAPYPPAMPVVYPQL, encoded by the coding sequence TTGCTCCACAAACTCTTGAAGTCTGCGGACCCGATGTTGCGCGTGCCTGGCGCGCGGGCCCATTGCGATATCCCCTGCAAGATCTATGACCCTGCACCGGCGCTAATCGCCGCGCTGTCGGTTGTTCGCATGATTGACATCATGAAGGAGGCGGAAGGTAGCGGGGATGCCGCATCCATAGAGCGTGCGAACACGCTTTCGCGCTGCGTGCTGCGCAAGGAAGAGGAAGCCGAAAAGGTCAAGCACGAGGTGCGCATCATCTGGGGCGACTATTTCAAGGCGCCCCAGTTCGAGGCGCATCCCGAGATCCATGACGTCACGCATCAGATCATGATGAAGGCCAGCGCGTGCAAACAAGGAACCGATCGGGCCGATGCGGAAGCGCTGGTTGAGCTGGTCAACCAGTTCGCCGAAATCTTCTGGGCGACCAAGGACATCAAGACCGAACGCAAGACCGCGCCCTACCCGCCCGCCATGCCGGTCGTCTATCCGCAGCTGTGA
- a CDS encoding tetratricopeptide repeat protein, with translation MKPETDHPGGDAASDLPQPDTRWREMMERGNAAFLADSYEAALAFYLGGVLEAERLLFSALAGTAREGAAPGPALVVATNNAANAYMNDGRPQEALHILEHASSLLRKAVLDNGAPAAVRMNCLRDMQRAYANLLAHLHKTGAPQAEIDRAFRMAKSAAQSCLAAVKPKPRPGRNFH, from the coding sequence ATGAAACCTGAGACGGATCATCCCGGCGGCGACGCCGCGTCCGACCTGCCTCAACCCGACACGCGCTGGCGGGAGATGATGGAGCGCGGCAACGCCGCGTTTCTCGCCGATAGCTACGAGGCGGCGTTGGCCTTCTATCTGGGTGGTGTGCTTGAAGCCGAACGCCTGCTTTTCTCCGCCCTCGCCGGTACGGCCAGGGAAGGTGCGGCGCCGGGTCCGGCGCTCGTGGTTGCCACAAACAATGCGGCCAACGCCTATATGAACGACGGCCGGCCGCAGGAAGCGCTGCACATTCTTGAGCATGCATCATCGCTTCTTCGCAAGGCAGTTCTCGACAACGGCGCCCCCGCGGCGGTGCGCATGAATTGCCTGCGCGATATGCAGCGCGCCTACGCCAATCTTCTTGCCCACTTACACAAGACAGGCGCGCCCCAAGCAGAGATTGACCGCGCCTTCAGAATGGCCAAGAGTGCTGCCCAGTCGTGCCTGGCGGCCGTCAAACCAAAACCCAGACCTGGTCGAAACTTTCACTAG
- a CDS encoding HupE/UreJ family protein has product MPITLLAPAALAHPGHEGEIGTFHVLGSIDHIAVFLGIGVAAALLMLVRHPAAIVAANLILLAFVLILGAGHGIHGGVLFGIETAIAGALLALGAWRATHVLYAYIKSRRREERV; this is encoded by the coding sequence ATGCCCATCACCTTGCTGGCTCCGGCAGCACTGGCCCATCCCGGCCATGAAGGCGAAATCGGCACGTTTCATGTGCTGGGGTCCATCGATCATATCGCGGTCTTTCTCGGCATCGGTGTTGCAGCCGCGCTGCTTATGCTGGTTCGCCATCCCGCGGCCATCGTGGCGGCCAATCTGATCTTGCTGGCGTTTGTGCTGATTCTCGGCGCTGGCCACGGCATCCACGGCGGCGTTCTGTTTGGCATCGAGACGGCGATCGCCGGCGCGCTTCTCGCGCTGGGCGCATGGCGGGCCACCCATGTTCTCTACGCCTACATCAAGTCACGCCGACGGGAAGAACGCGTATGA
- a CDS encoding NAD(P)/FAD-dependent oxidoreductase — translation MAVENVEALVVGAGQAGLAMSEHLSACGVPHLVLERHRIAERWRSERWDSLVANGPAWHDRFPGMTFSDSEPDAFAPKEEVADYFAAYAEKIEAPIRCGVEVTNVHRHADRAGFRVDTSEGAIEARYVVAATGPFQKPVIPPLVPDDAGVLQMHSSAYRNPDQLPEGAVMVIGAGSSGVQIADELSRAGKRVYLSVGKHDRPPRSYRGRDFVWWLGVLGKWDAEVTDPGTEHVTISVSGAHGGQTVDFRRLAAEGMTLLGVTRSFEGGVLSFAQDLADNLAQGDANYLSLLDEADAYIERNGLDLPEEPDARRIQADPACVSDPILSLNLADAGIGTIIWATGFAVDYSWLNVDAFDENGRPKHQRGVSSEPGIYFLGLPWLSRRGSSFIWGVWHDAKHLADHISTQRKYLAYRVSA, via the coding sequence ATGGCAGTTGAAAACGTAGAAGCACTTGTTGTCGGCGCAGGTCAGGCGGGCCTCGCCATGAGCGAGCACTTGAGTGCGTGCGGCGTGCCGCACCTCGTTCTTGAGCGGCACCGCATTGCCGAGCGCTGGCGCTCGGAACGATGGGACTCCCTGGTTGCCAATGGTCCAGCCTGGCACGACAGGTTTCCGGGCATGACGTTTTCCGACTCCGAACCCGATGCCTTTGCCCCTAAGGAAGAGGTTGCCGACTACTTCGCGGCGTATGCGGAGAAGATCGAGGCCCCGATCCGCTGCGGCGTCGAGGTCACGAATGTGCATCGCCATGCCGACCGGGCGGGCTTCCGTGTCGATACGTCAGAGGGTGCGATCGAGGCGCGGTACGTGGTCGCCGCCACCGGACCGTTCCAGAAGCCAGTCATCCCGCCCCTCGTGCCCGATGATGCCGGCGTCCTGCAGATGCACTCCAGCGCTTACCGCAATCCCGACCAACTGCCTGAGGGCGCCGTTATGGTGATCGGCGCGGGATCGTCGGGCGTGCAAATCGCCGACGAACTCTCGCGCGCGGGAAAGCGCGTGTATCTCTCAGTCGGTAAACACGACCGTCCGCCGCGCAGCTATCGCGGGCGCGACTTCGTCTGGTGGTTGGGCGTGCTTGGTAAGTGGGACGCCGAGGTCACCGACCCCGGCACCGAGCATGTCACGATCTCGGTCAGCGGCGCCCATGGTGGCCAGACGGTCGACTTCCGGCGGTTGGCCGCAGAGGGCATGACGCTGCTCGGCGTGACCCGGTCGTTCGAAGGTGGCGTGCTGAGCTTTGCTCAGGATCTCGCCGACAATCTCGCGCAAGGCGATGCCAACTACCTTTCGCTCCTGGACGAAGCCGATGCTTACATCGAACGCAATGGCCTTGATCTTCCCGAAGAGCCCGACGCCCGGAGAATCCAAGCGGACCCGGCTTGCGTCAGCGACCCCATTCTCTCATTGAACCTGGCGGACGCCGGTATCGGCACGATCATTTGGGCAACAGGCTTTGCCGTTGACTACAGCTGGTTGAACGTTGATGCCTTCGATGAGAACGGTCGGCCCAAGCATCAACGCGGTGTGTCGTCGGAACCCGGGATCTACTTCCTGGGATTGCCGTGGCTGTCGCGACGGGGATCGTCGTTCATTTGGGGCGTCTGGCACGACGCCAAACATCTGGCGGATCATATCTCCACGCAACGCAAATATCTGGCCTATCGGGTTTCCGCTTAG
- a CDS encoding RidA family protein — MKRIPGDARGRCAAVQSDGLVYAVATDPHCADGIAAQTRNTLEKLDKVLAEAGSAKTRMIQATVYLENIADKPEMDEVWCDWIGPEQNWPQRACIGVNLEPGWLIEVVVTAKVLQ, encoded by the coding sequence ATGAAGAGAATTCCAGGAGATGCGCGCGGCCGCTGTGCCGCCGTTCAGTCGGACGGGCTTGTCTATGCGGTCGCGACCGATCCGCACTGCGCCGACGGCATCGCCGCGCAAACCAGGAATACCTTAGAGAAGCTCGACAAGGTGCTTGCCGAAGCGGGGAGCGCCAAGACCCGGATGATCCAGGCAACGGTCTACCTGGAGAACATCGCCGACAAGCCGGAAATGGATGAGGTCTGGTGCGATTGGATCGGCCCAGAGCAGAATTGGCCGCAACGCGCCTGCATCGGCGTCAACCTGGAGCCCGGCTGGCTGATCGAGGTCGTCGTCACCGCGAAGGTACTTCAATGA
- a CDS encoding arginase family protein, which yields MTQTLFAAPSTMFSLPLSHDFQNARAAVVGIPFDCGLSSTRFGSRMGPNAIRHASVLTRELLQDADIDALDRVIDAGNVVIASGAIHSAFDAIEQAMGVVLDAGCVPLTLGGDGSVSLPQMRAIHKAHGPVAVLHFDAHTDSAKLATNDHYDNAIQFTHAAHESLIDLSHALHIGTRAPVNAANDIAYTRSLGYEVIPYDVVSDWGEEKLIAHMRERMRGQKVYLCFDMDFFDPSVAPGVQTPTPGGALAAEGLALVRGLKGLDIVALDINTVTPLHDPAGVTATLAASVAGEMLALLKPRPGLG from the coding sequence ATGACACAAACGCTCTTCGCTGCCCCCTCGACCATGTTCTCACTGCCGCTCAGCCATGACTTCCAGAACGCACGCGCCGCTGTGGTCGGTATCCCCTTTGACTGCGGCCTTTCGTCCACGCGATTCGGGTCCCGCATGGGACCGAACGCCATTCGCCATGCCTCCGTATTGACCCGCGAACTCTTGCAGGATGCCGACATTGACGCGCTCGACCGCGTGATCGACGCCGGCAACGTGGTGATCGCCTCTGGCGCTATTCATTCGGCCTTCGACGCAATAGAGCAGGCGATGGGGGTCGTGCTCGACGCCGGCTGCGTTCCCCTTACGCTCGGCGGCGACGGTTCGGTCAGCCTGCCCCAGATGCGCGCCATTCATAAGGCCCATGGCCCCGTGGCGGTGCTGCATTTCGACGCGCACACCGATTCAGCGAAGCTCGCGACGAACGACCACTATGACAACGCGATCCAGTTCACCCATGCCGCCCACGAGAGCCTGATCGACTTATCCCATGCTCTTCACATCGGGACGCGGGCGCCGGTCAATGCCGCCAATGACATCGCCTACACACGCTCCCTTGGCTACGAGGTCATTCCCTATGACGTCGTGAGCGATTGGGGTGAAGAGAAACTGATTGCCCACATGCGCGAACGCATGCGCGGCCAGAAGGTCTACCTGTGTTTCGACATGGATTTCTTCGATCCCTCGGTCGCGCCCGGCGTTCAAACGCCGACGCCTGGCGGCGCGCTTGCTGCTGAGGGCCTGGCACTGGTCCGCGGTCTCAAGGGGCTTGATATCGTCGCACTCGATATCAACACAGTAACGCCCCTGCATGATCCCGCAGGCGTTACGGCAACTCTGGCGGCGTCCGTAGCCGGAGAAATGCTGGCGCTGCTCAAGCCGCGCCCTGGATTAGGCTGA
- a CDS encoding glutathione S-transferase family protein: MSPNDLPILYANDSCPYVFRARIALAYAGIDVEHREVDLDNKPPALLQASPKATVPVLILSGGAVIDESWAIIRWAMRQDDPDNWCGDNDAALELAEELANLNDSEFGEPSMYYKFSSYYPDRDRLQDRSNCEPFLDGLEARLATQAFMYGNALSAADVPVYPAVAGFAGIEPTWFADRFPNVNAWLKRVAASPHVQRVDFDHEPWRFEHTG; encoded by the coding sequence ATGAGCCCCAATGATCTGCCCATCCTCTATGCCAACGACAGCTGCCCCTATGTGTTCCGGGCGCGCATCGCACTCGCCTACGCCGGCATCGATGTCGAACACCGGGAGGTCGACCTGGACAACAAGCCGCCCGCCCTGTTGCAGGCGTCGCCGAAAGCAACCGTGCCGGTCCTGATTTTGTCCGGCGGCGCGGTCATCGATGAGAGCTGGGCAATCATACGGTGGGCGATGCGGCAGGATGACCCCGACAACTGGTGCGGCGACAACGACGCCGCGCTCGAACTGGCCGAAGAGCTCGCCAACCTGAACGACAGCGAGTTCGGCGAACCCTCCATGTACTACAAGTTCTCCAGCTACTATCCCGATCGCGATCGACTTCAGGACAGGTCGAACTGCGAGCCGTTCCTCGATGGGCTGGAGGCGCGGCTTGCGACACAGGCGTTTATGTATGGCAACGCGCTATCGGCCGCCGATGTTCCTGTCTATCCGGCGGTCGCTGGTTTCGCAGGGATTGAGCCGACGTGGTTCGCCGACCGGTTTCCGAACGTCAATGCTTGGCTGAAGCGCGTGGCGGCCTCGCCGCACGTTCAGCGAGTCGACTTCGACCATGAGCCCTGGCGGTTCGAACATACCGGCTAG
- a CDS encoding transcriptional regulator GcvA has protein sequence MTRPLPPLNALRAFESAGRHLSFTKAAAELNVTPAAVSHQVRALEETLGVPLFHRLTRALRLTDAGQAAMPALAQGFDKLTQAVEQIRAMSESGVLTISVSPSFGAMWLMPRLEQFRVRHPDIEVRIDGTDRRVDVARGDADVALRYGPGGYDGVRVDRLFGQRNTPVCSPALLQGEHPLSRPDDLRYHTLLHVEWKDAEASWRMWLLAAGLDDIDPTRGPRFTQETMAVQAALDGHGVALVGDVLVADELASGRLVRPFDPGLSTPLTFSFYLLTPKDSADQPRIAAFRDWMLVEARGSHPGSREPS, from the coding sequence ATGACCCGCCCGCTCCCACCGCTAAACGCCCTCAGGGCTTTTGAATCCGCCGGCCGGCACCTCAGCTTCACCAAGGCGGCGGCCGAGCTGAACGTGACCCCGGCCGCGGTCAGCCATCAGGTGCGGGCGCTGGAAGAGACGCTGGGCGTGCCGCTGTTTCACCGGTTAACCCGCGCGCTACGCTTGACCGATGCCGGTCAGGCCGCGATGCCGGCGCTTGCCCAGGGATTCGACAAGCTGACGCAGGCGGTCGAGCAGATACGCGCCATGAGCGAGAGCGGCGTCTTGACCATCAGCGTCAGCCCGTCATTTGGCGCCATGTGGTTGATGCCGCGCCTCGAACAGTTTCGCGTTCGCCATCCTGATATCGAGGTCCGCATCGACGGCACCGACCGCCGGGTCGATGTGGCACGCGGCGATGCCGACGTCGCGCTTCGTTATGGCCCGGGCGGCTATGATGGTGTTCGGGTAGATCGGTTGTTCGGTCAGCGCAACACGCCGGTCTGCAGCCCCGCCTTGTTGCAGGGCGAACATCCGCTCAGCCGGCCCGACGATCTGCGTTACCACACGCTGCTGCACGTCGAATGGAAAGACGCCGAGGCCAGCTGGCGCATGTGGCTGTTGGCGGCGGGTCTTGACGACATCGATCCGACACGCGGGCCGCGATTTACCCAGGAAACCATGGCGGTGCAGGCCGCGCTCGACGGTCACGGTGTCGCGCTGGTCGGCGATGTCCTGGTCGCCGACGAGCTGGCTTCCGGCCGTCTTGTGCGCCCGTTCGATCCCGGCCTCAGCACGCCGCTCACCTTCTCGTTCTATCTGCTGACACCGAAGGACAGCGCCGACCAGCCGAGGATCGCGGCGTTCCGCGACTGGATGCTGGTGGAGGCGCGAGGCTCACACCCTGGGTCGCGCGAGCCATCGTGA